One stretch of Eretmochelys imbricata isolate rEreImb1 chromosome 1, rEreImb1.hap1, whole genome shotgun sequence DNA includes these proteins:
- the C1H13orf42 gene encoding LOW QUALITY PROTEIN: uncharacterized protein C13orf42 homolog (The sequence of the model RefSeq protein was modified relative to this genomic sequence to represent the inferred CDS: substituted 1 base at 1 genomic stop codon), with protein sequence MFRKIHSVFHPSSHRRNLSDDIPCYDGIGSAVRLIRSTSMYTLGGEQQRLNESLKKCKSTTSIDSCAYFPQKEEDRAWMYSKTQYCLQYLQDLLALRKKYLDSINDLKSMNMTSEISPVSTKSSKTGESTPIDASHPKEVREQRSXKRVPQPNSDVREAIAFLDSVIADLDAERSQKVPVTDLPNVDVDFDVATSTREHSLHSNWILRAPQRHSQDALQIEAASQSKRNSQRRTGSRKRLERYPIYLPKAVEGAFSTLKFKPKSCKKD encoded by the exons ATGTTCAGAAAGATCCATTCAGTCTTTCACCCCAGCTCCCATAGGAGGAATCTGTCTGATGATATCCCTTGCTATGATGGCATAGGCTCTGCTGTAAGGCTTATCCGCAGCACCTCTATGTACACTCTTGGAGGGGAGCAGCAGAGACTCAATGAATCCTTGAAAAAATGCAAAAGTACCACCAGTATAGATTCGTGTGCATACTTCCCACAGAAAGAGGAAGACAGGGCCTGGATGTACTCCAAGACTCAATATTGCTTACAGTACTTACAGGATCTATTAGCTTTGAGAAAAAAATACCTTGACAGCATCAATGACTTAAAATCCATGAACATGACATCAGAAATTTCTCCGGTGTCAACGAAATCCTCCAAAACAGGGGAAAG CACTCCTATTGATGCAAGTCACCCCAAAGAGGTTAGGGAGCAAAGAAGCTAG AAAAGAGTCCCTCAGCCCAATTCAGATGTAAGAGAGGCAATAGCTTTCTTGGACTCAGTGATTGCAGATCTGGATGCAGAGAGATCGCAGAAAGTTCCTGTGACAGATCTCCCAAACGTGGATGTTGATTTTGATG TTGCTACCAGCACTCGTGAGCACAGTTTAcattcaaactggattctccgtGCCCCCCAGAGGCACTCACAAGATGCCTTGCAAATAGAGGCAGCAAGCCAGTCTAAAAGAAACAGCCAGAGAAGAACTGGCTCCAGAAAGAGATTGGAAAGATATCCAATTTATTTACCCAAAGCAGTGGAAGGGGCATTCAGCACTTTAAAATTTAAACCAAAATCATGTAAGAAGGACTAG